One stretch of Sylvia atricapilla isolate bSylAtr1 chromosome 4, bSylAtr1.pri, whole genome shotgun sequence DNA includes these proteins:
- the LOC136359920 gene encoding G-protein coupled receptor 26-like produces MDLAGVLLALLLVLVLVVSLLSNLLVLLCFVYSTEIRKQVAGVFLVNLSFCNLLLTVLNMPFTLLGILRSQQPLGGCVCKAVGFLETFLTSNTMLSMAALSIDKWIAVVFPLSYTSKMRYKDAVILMGYSWLHSLTFPLVSLFYSWVDYNSVYASCTLHLKEETERRRFTVFTIVFHSTSFMLSLVILCFTYLKVLKVARFHCKRIDIITMQTLVLLVDIHPSVKQRCLNEQKRRRQRATKKISIFIGSFVICFGPYIITRLIELIPFVTINYYWGIISKCLTYSKAASDPFVYSLLRQQYKKVLINIVNRILKRDLYPSSGYNSSLDTENDYCLHRTN; encoded by the exons ATGGACTTGGCAGGCGTGCTGCTGGCGCTGCTCCTCGTGCTGGTGCTGgttgtttctctgctctccaaCCTCCTGGTGCTGCTATGCTTCGTCTACAGTACGGAGATCCGCAAGCAGGTCGCCGGGGTTTTCCTGGTGAACTTATCCTTCTGCAACCTGCTTCTCACCGTTCTGAACATGCCTTTTACCCTGCTGGGCATCCTGAGGAGCCAGCAACCTCTCGGGGGCTGCGTCTGCAAGGCGGTGGGTTTCCTGGAAACTTTCCTGACTTCCAACACCATGCTGAGCATGGCAGCGCTCAGCATCGACAAATGGATTGCCGTGGTGTTCCCCCTGAGCTACACCAGCAAGATGCGGTATAAGGACGCTGTGATACTGATGGGCTACTCGTGGCTCCACTCCCTCACGTTCCCCTTGGTATCCTTGTTTTACTCATGGGTAGATTACAACAGCGTTTATGCCTCTTGCACCTTACACCTGAAGGAAGAGACGGAGCGGAGAAGGTTTACAGTGTTCACCATTGTCTTTCACTCCACCAGTTTCATGCTGTCTCTGGTGATCTTGTGTTTCACCTATTTAAAGGTGTTGAAAGTTGCCCGGTTCCACTGCAAGCGGATAGACATTATTACCATGCAGACTCTGGTTTTGCTGGTGGATATCCACCCCAG TGTGAAGCAGCGCTGTCTGAACGAGCAGAAAAGGAGGAGGCAGCGGGCTACCaagaaaatcagtatttttatagGGTCGTTCGTCATCTGTTTTGGTCCTTACATTATCACCAG GTTGATAGAGCTCATTCCTTTTGTTACCATAAATTACTACTGGGGAATTATAAGCAAGTGCCTCACCTACAGTAAGGCTGCATCAGATCCATTTGTTTACTCACTTTTACGTCAACAGTACAAAAAAGTTCTGATCAACATCGTCAACAGGATACTTAAGAGGGACCTGTATCCGTCATCGGGGTACAACAGTTCTCTCGACACTGAAAACGATTACTGCTTGCACAGAACAAACTGA